A genomic region of Exiguobacterium oxidotolerans JCM 12280 contains the following coding sequences:
- the recA gene encoding recombinase RecA, with protein MSDRKAALEMALRQIEKQFGKGSIMKLGENADQKVSVISSGSITLDIALGAGGYPRGRVIEVYGPESSGKTTVALHAIAAVQKQGGQAAFIDAEHALDPAYANKLGVDIDELLLSQPDTGEQALEIAEALVRSGAVDVLVVDSVAALVPKAEIEGEMGDSHVGLQARLMSQALRKLSGATNKSKTIVIFINQIREKIGVMFGNPETTPGGRALKFYSSVRLEVRRAEALKNGTDIVGNKTKIKVVKNKIAPPFKQAEVDIMYGLGISKVGELIDIGTDLDIVQKSGAWYSYNSERLGQGRENAKQYMVEHPEVAEEVERLIREHHGLVERALDAEVEEETEDLFAE; from the coding sequence GTGAGTGATCGTAAAGCAGCACTTGAAATGGCATTACGCCAGATAGAGAAGCAATTTGGTAAAGGTTCAATCATGAAACTAGGTGAAAATGCAGACCAGAAGGTATCTGTGATTTCTTCTGGATCAATCACATTAGATATAGCTCTCGGTGCAGGTGGATATCCACGTGGACGGGTAATCGAAGTATACGGTCCAGAATCTTCTGGTAAAACGACTGTTGCGCTCCACGCGATTGCAGCAGTACAAAAACAAGGCGGTCAGGCAGCGTTCATCGACGCAGAACATGCGTTAGATCCAGCCTACGCAAATAAACTTGGTGTCGACATTGATGAGTTATTGTTATCACAACCGGATACAGGGGAGCAGGCACTTGAAATTGCTGAAGCCCTCGTCCGTTCAGGTGCAGTAGACGTGCTCGTCGTCGACTCGGTTGCAGCGCTCGTACCAAAAGCTGAAATCGAAGGGGAAATGGGTGATTCCCACGTAGGTCTCCAAGCACGTTTGATGAGTCAGGCATTACGTAAGTTGTCTGGTGCAACAAACAAATCGAAGACGATTGTCATCTTCATCAACCAAATCCGTGAAAAAATCGGCGTCATGTTCGGGAACCCAGAAACGACTCCGGGTGGACGTGCCTTGAAATTCTACTCGTCTGTTCGTCTTGAAGTTCGTCGTGCGGAAGCATTGAAAAATGGAACAGATATCGTCGGGAATAAAACAAAAATCAAAGTCGTTAAAAATAAAATTGCACCACCATTCAAACAAGCAGAAGTTGATATCATGTATGGTCTCGGGATTTCTAAAGTCGGTGAGTTAATCGACATCGGGACAGATCTCGATATCGTTCAAAAAAGTGGTGCATGGTACTCATATAATTCAGAACGTCTCGGTCAAGGACGTGAAAACGCGAAACAATACATGGTCGAGCATCCTGAGGTCGCTGAGGAAGTCGAACGTTTGATTCGTGAACACCACGGTCTTGTTGAACGTGCACTTGATGCGGAAGTAGAAGAAGAAACAGAAGATCTATTCGCAGAATAA
- a CDS encoding DUF3388 domain-containing protein produces the protein MGEFEQWYLEYELNVDRPGVLGDIASLMGMLHISIVTINGVDRERRGMLLQTKQPDQIPRLAAILKTMSTIEIVKLRKPKLRDRIAIRHGRYIDHSSDELKTFRFVREDLGILVDFMAELCKQDGHLLIGVRGMPRVGKTESIVAASVSANKKWLFLSSTLIKQTVRTSLFDDERTGDYVYIIDALVSQRHFDERHWQILREVMRLPATKIVEHPDAFVKSSEYTWDDFDYIIELRNTTEEIIVTEPPRALGGNEWFNF, from the coding sequence GTGGGTGAATTCGAACAGTGGTACCTTGAGTACGAATTGAATGTCGATCGTCCGGGGGTGCTTGGAGATATTGCTTCACTTATGGGGATGCTACATATCTCGATTGTCACGATCAATGGTGTTGATCGTGAGCGCCGCGGCATGTTACTTCAAACGAAACAGCCTGATCAAATACCGCGACTCGCAGCCATCTTAAAGACGATGTCGACGATTGAGATCGTCAAACTCCGGAAGCCGAAGTTGCGTGACCGGATTGCGATTCGTCATGGTCGTTATATCGACCATAGTAGTGATGAATTAAAAACATTCCGTTTTGTTCGAGAAGACTTAGGGATTCTCGTCGATTTCATGGCTGAACTATGTAAGCAGGATGGGCATCTGCTGATTGGTGTCCGTGGCATGCCACGGGTCGGGAAAACAGAATCGATCGTCGCAGCAAGTGTCAGCGCGAATAAGAAATGGTTGTTCTTATCGTCGACTTTAATCAAACAAACGGTCAGAACTTCGTTATTTGACGATGAACGGACGGGCGACTACGTCTACATCATCGATGCCCTTGTGTCCCAACGGCACTTTGATGAGCGCCATTGGCAAATTTTACGGGAAGTCATGCGTTTGCCAGCGACGAAAATCGTCGAACATCCGGATGCGTTCGTTAAGTCCAGTGAATACACGTGGGATGATTTCGATTACATCATTGAATTACGCAACACGACCGAAGAAATCATCGTGACCGAACCTCCACGTGCACTTGGCGGAAATGAATGGTTCAATTTTTAA
- a CDS encoding sensor histidine kinase, with the protein MKWLQSVVIKLWGTILLLVSVVLIALTILLLEFFNSFHIEQERGHLAKLGQQVETVFQAHDGLEEGSATAVEITDIYGATLIATTKGETIQTNISEEKARRMIKELERQNWKAVDGEEGETAIGNYEVFNGKAALAYRAPLVTSSEAGTTYLIEELTNIEQANEGARQIIQLCVLLAIIGTTVFAFFLSTRITAPLRTIRQAVVEAGEGKFDQSLTQRSRDEIGDLALAFNEMSSQLNQYVTDLDKERHLLSSILRCMADGVLTFSDSGELLATNPPAEDFLAGAPVPEELIDLFKTVMRTETEMTVSFEREGRYYIIIVSPLLEHEEQIGAVAVLRDMTEAQQLEKMRADFVANVSHELRTPLVMLQGYSEAIVDGMTESDEATKEFASIIYDESQRLSRLVNDLLDLARMEAGHQELRIEPMEAVPFAKRMIKKFKQMGRDKRVSFDVVGPNVEFEADPDQMEQVLTNLLGNALRYTEDGQIEINIAEDRENIFLSVIDSGTGIPEEDVPFVFDRFYKADKARTRGKTGTGIGLAIVVNVVRSHEGEVEVESQLGEGSTFRIRLPKKQRKRTL; encoded by the coding sequence ATGAAGTGGTTACAGAGTGTCGTCATCAAATTATGGGGAACGATTTTACTGCTCGTTTCTGTCGTTTTAATTGCTTTGACGATTTTGTTACTCGAATTTTTTAACTCGTTTCACATTGAACAAGAACGAGGACATCTCGCAAAGCTAGGTCAACAAGTCGAGACCGTTTTCCAAGCGCACGATGGGCTAGAGGAAGGATCGGCGACCGCTGTCGAAATTACGGATATTTACGGGGCGACGTTGATTGCGACAACGAAGGGCGAAACGATTCAAACGAATATTTCAGAGGAAAAGGCACGACGTATGATCAAGGAGCTCGAGCGCCAGAACTGGAAAGCAGTTGATGGTGAAGAGGGCGAGACGGCGATTGGGAACTATGAAGTATTCAATGGCAAGGCAGCACTCGCTTATCGTGCTCCGCTCGTAACGTCAAGCGAGGCGGGAACGACGTATTTAATTGAAGAATTGACGAACATCGAACAGGCGAATGAAGGTGCAAGGCAGATCATTCAACTCTGCGTCCTGCTTGCAATCATCGGAACGACCGTGTTCGCCTTCTTCCTCTCGACGCGCATCACGGCACCACTGCGGACGATTCGTCAAGCTGTCGTCGAAGCCGGAGAAGGAAAGTTCGACCAAAGTCTGACGCAACGTTCACGCGATGAAATCGGGGACTTGGCGTTAGCTTTCAATGAAATGAGTAGCCAATTGAATCAATACGTCACGGATCTCGATAAAGAACGACATCTGTTGTCATCGATTTTACGCTGTATGGCAGATGGCGTCTTGACGTTCTCTGATTCCGGGGAGTTGCTCGCGACAAATCCGCCGGCAGAAGATTTTTTGGCAGGGGCACCGGTTCCGGAAGAACTGATTGATTTGTTCAAGACCGTCATGCGGACAGAGACGGAAATGACCGTTTCCTTTGAACGGGAAGGTCGTTATTACATTATTATTGTCAGTCCGTTACTTGAGCACGAAGAGCAGATTGGTGCTGTTGCCGTCTTACGGGACATGACAGAAGCGCAGCAGCTCGAGAAGATGCGCGCCGACTTCGTTGCGAACGTCAGTCATGAATTGCGGACACCGCTCGTCATGCTCCAAGGGTACTCGGAAGCGATTGTCGACGGGATGACGGAAAGCGATGAAGCGACAAAAGAATTTGCTTCAATCATTTACGATGAGTCGCAACGTCTATCGCGTCTCGTCAATGATTTACTCGATCTTGCCCGAATGGAGGCAGGTCATCAAGAGTTACGGATTGAACCGATGGAAGCTGTCCCGTTTGCAAAACGGATGATTAAAAAATTCAAGCAAATGGGACGCGACAAACGTGTATCGTTTGACGTCGTCGGCCCGAACGTTGAATTCGAAGCGGATCCTGATCAAATGGAGCAAGTGTTGACGAACTTACTCGGCAATGCGCTCCGTTACACCGAGGATGGGCAAATCGAGATTAACATTGCGGAAGATAGGGAAAACATATTCCTATCCGTGATTGATTCCGGTACAGGAATTCCGGAAGAAGATGTGCCGTTCGTTTTTGATCGTTTCTATAAGGCGGACAAAGCAAGGACGCGTGGCAAGACAGGGACAGGGATTGGTCTCGCGATTGTCGTGAACGTCGTTCGCTCGCATGAAGGGGAGGTCGAAGTCGAGAGCCAACTTGGCGAAGGCTCGACATTCCGAATTCGATTACCGAAAAAACAAAGGAAGCGAACTCTCTGA
- the yfmF gene encoding EF-P 5-aminopentanol modification-associated protein YfmF, translating to MSQSFETWKKEGTTYHLVPTDKFKTTTVLVTFSAPLEEKTLTSRAILPYIMEKSTAAYPSMKALREPLETLYDAGLYADASKFGEEHVISFQLDVVRGDLVRHETLLEEALDLLEQMIFYPDLTEGGFREQFVKQEKRLHALRISSLYDDKMRFAQQRLLELMAPGEAVSLSSLGTLEGLEKITTSSLRDTYRSMVENDRIDVFVVGHVTRDEMEEALSFLPSHSEKTSHYIPALKQVAGVKRSSETQPIKQGKLHLGYRVAVDPTSADSIRMQIVNGLFGGFPHSKLFMNVREKESLAYYAASRYAALNGALYVYSGVETQKAERAETIIKEQLVDLKAGNFTAEELTQTKAMLINARRQILDQPGQLIGWLNGSKMRGLTLEDEIHIIETATREDVVRLAAKIELEAVYLLRGEE from the coding sequence ATGAGTCAGTCATTCGAAACATGGAAAAAAGAGGGGACGACGTACCATCTCGTCCCGACCGATAAATTCAAGACAACGACCGTACTCGTCACATTTTCTGCACCACTTGAAGAAAAAACGCTGACGAGCCGGGCGATCTTACCGTACATCATGGAAAAATCGACAGCGGCCTATCCATCGATGAAGGCGCTACGTGAACCACTCGAAACCTTATATGATGCGGGACTTTATGCAGATGCTTCGAAATTCGGCGAAGAGCATGTTATTTCATTCCAACTCGATGTCGTCCGAGGCGATCTCGTGCGGCACGAGACGTTGCTTGAAGAGGCGCTTGATTTGCTCGAACAAATGATTTTCTATCCTGACTTAACCGAAGGCGGCTTCCGTGAACAGTTCGTCAAACAGGAAAAACGTCTCCATGCGTTACGGATCAGCTCACTTTATGATGATAAAATGCGTTTTGCCCAGCAGCGTCTTCTTGAGTTAATGGCCCCTGGAGAAGCCGTTTCACTGTCGTCACTCGGTACACTCGAAGGATTAGAGAAAATTACAACATCCTCCTTACGGGATACATATCGGTCGATGGTTGAAAACGACCGGATCGATGTTTTCGTCGTCGGTCATGTGACGCGTGACGAAATGGAAGAGGCATTATCCTTCTTGCCTTCGCACAGTGAAAAAACGAGTCATTATATCCCGGCCTTAAAACAAGTCGCTGGTGTGAAGCGTTCATCAGAGACACAACCAATCAAACAAGGAAAGTTACATTTAGGCTACCGTGTTGCAGTCGATCCGACATCTGCTGACTCGATTCGGATGCAAATCGTCAACGGTCTTTTCGGTGGATTCCCCCATTCGAAATTGTTCATGAATGTCCGGGAAAAAGAAAGTCTCGCGTATTATGCAGCATCGCGCTATGCGGCGTTGAATGGTGCATTATATGTCTATTCCGGTGTCGAAACTCAAAAAGCGGAACGGGCAGAAACAATCATCAAGGAACAGCTAGTCGATTTGAAAGCCGGAAACTTTACGGCTGAAGAGTTGACACAAACGAAAGCGATGCTCATCAATGCGCGTCGTCAAATTCTTGATCAACCCGGACAATTGATTGGCTGGTTGAACGGGTCGAAAATGCGTGGATTGACGCTAGAAGATGAAATTCATATCATCGAGACGGCGACGCGTGAAGACGTTGTTCGTCTAGCCGCTAAAATCGAACTAGAGGCAGTCTACTTATTGCGAGGTGAAGAATAA
- a CDS encoding cob(I)yrinic acid a,c-diamide adenosyltransferase encodes MGELDELNSFVGLARTKATSIEVKEQLIVIQHALFDCGSDLMYVEQKESRLSQTATEDLESWIDSLTELSPPLDKFILPGGTEAAASLHVARTICRRIERSMVDVDQARHLLPFINRLSDFFFAAARYENAVNQTADIEYLRSAHVFKRKDGE; translated from the coding sequence ATGGGTGAACTGGATGAACTGAACAGCTTCGTCGGCCTCGCACGGACAAAAGCAACTTCGATTGAAGTAAAAGAACAATTGATTGTCATTCAACATGCCTTGTTTGATTGTGGAAGTGACTTAATGTACGTCGAACAAAAAGAATCCCGCTTGAGTCAAACTGCGACAGAAGATCTCGAGAGTTGGATTGATAGTTTAACGGAATTATCTCCTCCGCTCGATAAGTTTATTTTGCCAGGCGGAACGGAAGCGGCGGCAAGCCTGCATGTTGCGCGAACGATTTGTCGACGGATTGAACGTTCGATGGTCGATGTCGATCAAGCTCGTCACCTCTTGCCATTCATCAATCGGCTGAGTGACTTTTTCTTTGCCGCAGCGCGTTATGAGAATGCAGTCAATCAAACAGCAGATATTGAATACCTTCGCAGTGCACATGTGTTTAAACGAAAGGATGGAGAGTAA
- a CDS encoding competence/damage-inducible protein A: protein MKAEIIAVGSELLLGEIANTNAQYLSEWLASCGIDVHYHSVVGDNEARMTDVFKQAQARADLLVITGGLGPTEDDLTKEVLAKLLGRRLQVDEVAYSRIEGFLKTRGRMMTDNEKKQALVIEGADVLSNGAGLAPGMSLKTADHQYILLPGVPREMKQIIADHFDHLFGQETIKSRTLRFFGIGESALNDRLTDLIRSSQNPSIAPYAELAEVRLRLTAKAAQEQVAIEMLDGLERLVLAEVEDYFYGYGETSLPEVVLRTCEEAGVTLAAAESLTGGAFASGLTDIAGASNSFRGGAVVYDDAAKRNLLSVSETLLREQTAVSADVAIAMAEGARRLYQSNLAIALTGEAGPTSNSGKAVGTVYCALATPDGTEVVEFTYPAFDRGMIRLRSVKDAYFLLLKYLKKIAVQPK, encoded by the coding sequence ATGAAAGCAGAAATCATAGCAGTCGGAAGTGAACTATTATTGGGAGAAATCGCCAATACGAATGCACAGTACCTCTCGGAATGGCTCGCGAGTTGCGGCATTGATGTCCATTATCATAGTGTCGTCGGCGATAATGAGGCGCGGATGACGGACGTCTTCAAACAGGCACAAGCACGTGCCGACCTCCTCGTCATCACGGGGGGACTAGGACCGACAGAAGATGATTTAACGAAAGAAGTGCTCGCTAAGCTACTCGGACGTCGTCTTCAAGTCGACGAAGTCGCGTACAGCCGGATTGAAGGTTTTTTGAAAACACGTGGTCGTATGATGACCGATAATGAAAAAAAACAGGCGCTGGTCATTGAAGGGGCAGATGTCCTTTCGAACGGTGCAGGTCTCGCGCCAGGGATGTCGCTGAAGACGGCTGACCACCAATATATCTTATTACCAGGTGTCCCGCGGGAAATGAAGCAAATCATCGCCGATCATTTTGATCATTTGTTTGGACAGGAGACGATCAAATCGAGAACACTTCGCTTTTTCGGAATCGGTGAATCGGCACTGAACGACCGATTGACGGATTTGATTCGTTCGTCGCAAAACCCATCGATCGCACCGTACGCGGAACTTGCTGAAGTCCGGTTACGTCTGACGGCGAAAGCAGCGCAGGAACAAGTTGCCATCGAGATGCTTGATGGACTCGAACGACTTGTCCTTGCGGAAGTCGAGGATTACTTTTATGGCTATGGTGAAACGAGTTTACCGGAAGTCGTCTTACGGACTTGTGAAGAGGCAGGCGTGACGCTTGCGGCAGCGGAGTCTTTAACAGGAGGAGCCTTTGCGAGCGGTTTGACTGACATTGCGGGAGCAAGCAACAGCTTTCGTGGGGGTGCCGTCGTCTATGACGATGCAGCGAAGCGTAACCTATTAAGCGTTAGCGAAACCTTGCTGCGCGAACAAACGGCCGTCAGCGCTGACGTCGCGATTGCGATGGCTGAAGGAGCGAGACGTCTCTATCAATCGAATCTTGCTATTGCGTTGACAGGGGAAGCGGGACCGACGAGTAATAGTGGAAAAGCAGTCGGAACGGTCTATTGCGCCCTAGCAACACCGGACGGAACGGAGGTCGTTGAATTTACCTACCCAGCATTCGACCGTGGTATGATTAGATTACGTTCTGTAAAAGATGCGTACTTCCTTCTGTTGAAATACCTTAAGAAAATTGCCGTTCAACCGAAATAA
- the ymfI gene encoding elongation factor P 5-aminopentanone reductase: protein MRIFITGASGAIGLATARRLAAAGHELVLHTHQRQTELEQFVQELPVTTEIVAGDLSNREKIASLCEGLPPVDGFVHIAGTSFSGLLIDQSTNSIESMMTLHVESLIRISQFLTHKKPFSAPLSIVVVSSVLGEFGAAGEVVYSSCKAAQLGFVKAYSKELGAMNGRINAVTPGWIDTPMNAVFSKEDRVQALAEIPAGRFGTEEEVASAITFLMGEEAGYISGAILKIDGAWM, encoded by the coding sequence ATGCGGATTTTTATTACAGGTGCCAGTGGTGCCATTGGTCTAGCGACAGCAAGACGCCTGGCAGCAGCCGGACATGAACTTGTCTTGCATACACATCAACGACAAACAGAGCTTGAACAATTTGTACAGGAGTTGCCTGTGACGACTGAAATCGTCGCAGGCGATTTGTCGAATCGGGAAAAGATTGCCTCTCTTTGTGAGGGTTTGCCACCAGTCGATGGTTTCGTCCATATCGCCGGGACGAGCTTTAGTGGGTTGTTAATCGATCAATCGACGAACTCAATTGAATCGATGATGACCTTGCACGTCGAATCGCTCATTCGCATCAGTCAGTTCTTGACGCACAAAAAACCATTCTCCGCACCGTTGTCGATCGTTGTCGTCAGCAGTGTCTTAGGTGAGTTCGGTGCAGCCGGAGAAGTCGTTTATTCGAGCTGTAAGGCGGCGCAACTTGGTTTCGTAAAAGCTTATAGCAAGGAACTAGGCGCAATGAACGGACGGATCAATGCCGTCACGCCTGGTTGGATTGATACGCCAATGAATGCCGTTTTTTCGAAGGAAGATCGCGTACAAGCCTTAGCGGAGATTCCGGCTGGTCGGTTCGGGACGGAAGAAGAAGTAGCCTCGGCTATCACATTTTTAATGGGGGAAGAGGCTGGATATATCTCGGGAGCCATTTTAAAAATTGATGGCGCGTGGATGTGA
- a CDS encoding helix-turn-helix domain-containing protein, producing the protein MTELGTYLKEQRETLGVSLEQIQSTTKIQKRYIVAIEEGAYDQLPGAFYARAFIKTYAEALGLDVDEVFETYKRDLPEPEAQPVVELSRRATYSKSTAPKKSVAKRWIPNIIIILLIFAIGVALYYALQNFLDSSDKANTAAPKQSDVTIDEGDAPSQETDVPATEEPKEEPKEEVTEEPKEEVKKPLVAKTTSGQDITYEVPADKTMDVSISIKKDASPSPFVGVRDTSLEGEALAPDHINASDPNPVVVKDAKTDLIRIRIGSIKGIDKIVVNDQELKLNRSLLVQNIYLKKVATP; encoded by the coding sequence ATGACCGAGCTCGGAACCTACTTAAAAGAACAACGTGAGACATTAGGCGTCTCGCTAGAACAAATTCAAAGCACGACTAAAATTCAAAAGCGCTATATCGTCGCGATTGAAGAAGGTGCCTACGATCAATTGCCTGGTGCTTTTTATGCACGTGCTTTCATCAAAACGTATGCCGAAGCACTCGGTCTGGACGTAGACGAAGTGTTTGAGACGTATAAAAGAGACTTGCCGGAACCTGAAGCACAACCGGTCGTCGAGTTGTCACGACGCGCAACCTATTCGAAGTCGACGGCTCCGAAAAAGAGTGTTGCCAAACGGTGGATTCCAAACATCATTATCATCCTGTTAATCTTTGCGATTGGTGTCGCACTTTACTATGCGTTGCAAAATTTCCTCGATTCGAGTGATAAAGCCAATACGGCAGCACCGAAACAGAGTGATGTGACGATTGACGAAGGAGACGCTCCGAGTCAGGAGACGGATGTTCCGGCAACGGAAGAGCCGAAAGAAGAACCAAAAGAAGAAGTAACAGAAGAACCGAAAGAGGAAGTCAAGAAGCCGTTAGTGGCGAAAACGACCTCTGGGCAAGATATCACATATGAAGTACCGGCGGATAAAACGATGGATGTCTCGATCAGCATCAAAAAAGATGCATCGCCGTCACCGTTTGTCGGAGTACGTGATACATCGCTTGAAGGAGAGGCGCTTGCGCCAGACCATATCAATGCGTCTGATCCGAACCCGGTCGTCGTCAAAGATGCGAAAACAGATTTGATTCGGATTCGCATCGGTTCAATTAAAGGCATCGATAAAATCGTCGTCAATGATCAGGAGCTCAAACTTAACCGTTCGCTCCTCGTTCAAAATATTTACTTGAAGAAAGTAGCTACGCCGTAA
- the pgsA gene encoding CDP-diacylglycerol--glycerol-3-phosphate 3-phosphatidyltransferase — MNLPNQLTVLRVLLIPVFVAVLAIDPNWGQWDVLGAELPVSHFVAAMIFSVAAITDWLDGYLARKNKLVTNFGKFMDPLADKMLVAAALVYLVELDFVAAWVVVIILCREFAVTGLRLVASDEGIVLAAGNSGKAKTWVQLTSIIAFLLHDIGFALLNIPFAEITMWLALILTIYSGAEYFSKNIKLITKSM; from the coding sequence ATGAACTTGCCTAATCAATTGACGGTATTACGTGTCTTGTTAATTCCTGTCTTTGTCGCAGTACTCGCCATCGACCCAAACTGGGGTCAATGGGACGTTCTCGGTGCCGAACTTCCGGTTTCTCATTTTGTTGCGGCGATGATTTTTTCAGTTGCTGCCATCACGGACTGGTTGGATGGTTACTTGGCACGTAAAAATAAGTTAGTCACGAATTTCGGAAAGTTTATGGATCCACTCGCTGATAAGATGTTAGTCGCAGCTGCACTCGTGTACCTTGTAGAGCTCGATTTCGTTGCAGCTTGGGTCGTCGTCATCATTCTCTGCCGTGAGTTTGCCGTGACAGGGCTTCGTCTTGTCGCATCAGACGAAGGAATCGTCTTAGCAGCCGGAAACTCAGGTAAGGCGAAGACGTGGGTTCAACTGACGTCAATCATCGCGTTCTTGCTCCACGACATCGGATTCGCATTACTCAATATCCCGTTTGCTGAAATCACGATGTGGCTGGCGTTAATCTTAACGATTTATTCAGGCGCTGAATATTTCTCGAAAAACATTAAATTAATTACGAAATCGATGTAA
- the yfmH gene encoding EF-P 5-aminopentanol modification-associated protein YfmH, giving the protein MEQLTYHDTDETVFFEQLDNGLSVYLLQKKGYEKTYATFTTRYGSIDNRFKKGEDWVSVPDGIAHFLEHKMFESEQGDVFQEFGRLGASANAFTSFSRTAYLFSATSLIEQNLETLIDFVQDPYFTPESVEKEKGIITQEIQMYQDNPGWRLFFGLIESMYANHPVRIDIAGTPESIDKITADDLYTCYRTFYHPSNMVLFVVGNINPAETLELIKQNQAKKDYTDRPAIERDYGVEPKEVARPRFELELDVKTPKVLIGYKDESLRGEEQVRREMTSELLLHLLFDQTSSTYLDLYEEGLIDDTFSFDYSSEEEFAFATFGMETEDPERFIAAYEELLTKRPSFSETEVVRKRNMMQGKFLRALNSPEFIANQFSRHALADTNMFALPTLIASITKEEIEARFDELFALENRAISIVKPYV; this is encoded by the coding sequence ATGGAACAGTTAACGTATCATGATACAGATGAAACGGTATTTTTCGAACAATTAGACAATGGCTTGTCTGTTTATTTACTTCAGAAAAAAGGCTATGAAAAAACGTATGCGACGTTTACGACCCGCTATGGTTCAATCGATAATCGTTTCAAAAAAGGTGAGGACTGGGTGAGCGTACCGGACGGGATTGCCCACTTCCTCGAGCATAAAATGTTTGAGTCTGAGCAAGGGGACGTCTTCCAAGAATTTGGTCGTCTCGGTGCATCAGCGAACGCCTTTACCTCATTCTCACGGACAGCGTATTTGTTTTCCGCGACATCACTGATCGAGCAGAATCTCGAAACATTGATTGATTTCGTTCAAGATCCTTACTTTACACCGGAGAGCGTCGAGAAAGAAAAAGGCATCATTACGCAAGAAATTCAGATGTACCAAGATAATCCTGGATGGCGTCTATTCTTCGGACTCATCGAATCGATGTACGCGAATCACCCGGTTCGGATCGACATCGCGGGTACACCGGAGTCGATTGACAAGATTACAGCCGATGATTTGTATACGTGTTACCGGACGTTTTATCATCCGTCGAACATGGTATTGTTCGTCGTCGGAAACATCAATCCTGCGGAAACACTCGAGTTGATCAAACAAAATCAAGCGAAAAAAGATTATACAGACCGTCCGGCAATCGAACGCGATTACGGCGTTGAACCGAAAGAAGTCGCACGTCCGCGATTCGAACTCGAGCTCGACGTCAAGACACCGAAAGTCTTGATTGGATATAAAGATGAATCACTTCGTGGCGAAGAACAAGTCCGCCGAGAAATGACGAGTGAGTTACTCCTACATCTCTTGTTTGATCAAACCTCTTCGACGTATCTCGATTTGTATGAAGAAGGGTTGATTGACGATACATTCAGTTTTGATTATTCGAGCGAAGAAGAATTTGCTTTTGCAACATTCGGGATGGAAACGGAAGATCCGGAACGTTTCATCGCAGCGTATGAGGAGCTTCTTACGAAGCGCCCCTCGTTCAGCGAGACGGAAGTCGTCCGGAAGCGGAATATGATGCAAGGAAAATTCTTACGGGCATTGAATTCGCCGGAATTTATCGCCAATCAGTTTTCACGTCATGCTTTAGCGGACACGAACATGTTTGCGTTGCCGACATTGATTGCTTCGATTACGAAAGAGGAAATTGAAGCACGTTTTGACGAATTGTTTGCGCTTGAGAACCGAGCGATTTCAATCGTCAAACCATATGTGTAA